One stretch of Rathayibacter festucae DSM 15932 DNA includes these proteins:
- a CDS encoding cysteine hydrolase family protein codes for MSLLVAIDLQQVFADVSSPWASKEFDRAAEGTTRLLPHFGERVVTTRFVAPPQPRGAWIPYYRDWPFALVPDEDPLYALVPGVEGHRTITAPTFGKWGAELEALLDDSRSMVLTGVSTDCCVLATALAAADAGVQVRVVTDACAGASEADHARALDAMALFGPLITLTTVDEVLAGLPAGT; via the coding sequence GTGAGCCTGCTCGTCGCGATCGACCTGCAGCAGGTCTTCGCCGACGTGTCCTCGCCGTGGGCGTCGAAGGAGTTCGACCGCGCGGCGGAGGGGACGACCCGGCTGCTCCCGCACTTCGGCGAGCGGGTGGTCACCACCCGCTTCGTCGCACCGCCCCAGCCCCGCGGCGCCTGGATCCCCTACTACCGGGACTGGCCGTTCGCGCTCGTCCCGGACGAGGATCCGCTCTACGCGCTGGTCCCCGGCGTCGAGGGGCACCGCACGATCACCGCGCCGACCTTCGGCAAGTGGGGCGCCGAGCTCGAGGCGCTGCTCGACGACTCCCGCTCGATGGTGCTGACCGGCGTCTCGACCGACTGCTGCGTGCTGGCGACGGCGCTCGCCGCGGCCGACGCCGGCGTGCAGGTGCGGGTCGTGACCGATGCCTGCGCGGGCGCCTCCGAGGCCGATCACGCCCGCGCGCTCGACGCGATGGCGCTGTTCGGACCGCTGATCACCCTGACCACGGTGGACGAGGTGCTGGCCGGACTCCCCGCCGGAACCTGA
- a CDS encoding purine-cytosine permease family protein, with product MTSPEPTTRPAGGIELNGLDTIQESERHGRPRDLFWPWFAANVSVLGLSYGSFLLGFGLSFWQATAVAVIGIVVSFLFCGFVAVAGKRGSAPTMVLSRASFGVDGNRLIAVISWLLTVGWETVLASLAVLATATVFEEFGWDGGVLTKVVALIVVAALIVIAGIAGFRLIMRLQLAITIATAVLTVVYVVLVLDRIDLAAVGSLPSGSAGAVIGGLVFMMTGFGLGWVNAAADYSRYLPRTAGTAGVIGWTTIGGAVAPVVLVVVGLLLAASSTELSDAIAADPIGALASILPTWFLLPFIVVALLGLIGGAVMDIYSSGLALLSTGLKVSRPVAAGIDGVLMVLGAIYVVFVAGDFLGPFQGFLITLGVPIAGWLGVFLADLLLRRRDYDQEALYTSRGRYGSVSLAPVLLVVIGAVIGWGLVVNYSPGFEWEGYLLGPIGGRDGEWAGANLGVLVALVIGFVGTLVLSRSAVRRQEADA from the coding sequence ATGACCTCTCCCGAACCGACCACCCGCCCCGCCGGCGGCATCGAGCTCAACGGTCTCGACACCATCCAGGAGTCGGAGCGGCACGGCCGCCCCCGCGACCTGTTCTGGCCGTGGTTCGCGGCCAACGTCTCGGTGCTGGGGCTGAGCTACGGCTCGTTCCTGCTCGGCTTCGGCCTGTCCTTCTGGCAGGCGACCGCGGTCGCCGTGATCGGGATCGTCGTCTCCTTCCTCTTCTGCGGCTTCGTCGCGGTCGCCGGCAAGCGCGGCTCGGCGCCGACGATGGTGCTCAGCCGCGCCTCCTTCGGCGTCGACGGCAACCGGCTGATCGCGGTGATCTCCTGGCTGCTCACGGTGGGCTGGGAGACGGTGCTCGCCTCGCTCGCCGTTCTCGCGACGGCGACCGTCTTCGAGGAGTTCGGCTGGGACGGCGGCGTGCTGACCAAGGTCGTCGCGCTGATCGTCGTCGCGGCGCTGATCGTGATCGCCGGGATCGCCGGCTTCCGGCTGATCATGCGGCTCCAGCTCGCGATCACGATCGCGACCGCCGTGCTGACCGTGGTCTACGTCGTGCTCGTGCTCGACCGCATCGACCTCGCCGCCGTCGGCAGCCTGCCCTCGGGATCGGCGGGGGCCGTGATCGGCGGACTCGTCTTCATGATGACCGGCTTCGGGCTGGGCTGGGTGAACGCGGCGGCCGACTACTCGCGCTACCTGCCGCGCACCGCCGGCACCGCCGGGGTCATCGGCTGGACCACGATCGGCGGCGCAGTAGCGCCCGTCGTGCTCGTGGTGGTCGGCCTGCTGCTCGCCGCCTCCTCGACGGAGCTGTCCGACGCGATCGCGGCCGACCCGATCGGCGCGCTCGCGAGCATCCTGCCGACCTGGTTCCTGCTCCCCTTCATCGTGGTGGCCCTGCTGGGGCTGATCGGCGGCGCGGTGATGGACATCTACTCCTCGGGCCTCGCGCTGCTCAGCACCGGCCTCAAGGTGTCCCGGCCGGTCGCCGCCGGCATCGACGGCGTGCTGATGGTGCTCGGCGCGATCTACGTCGTCTTCGTCGCGGGCGACTTCCTCGGCCCGTTCCAGGGCTTCCTCATCACCCTCGGCGTGCCGATCGCGGGCTGGCTCGGCGTGTTCCTGGCCGACCTGCTCCTCCGCCGCCGCGACTACGACCAGGAGGCGCTCTACACCTCGCGGGGCCGCTACGGCAGCGTCTCGCTCGCACCGGTGCTGCTCGTGGTGATCGGCGCCGTGATCGGCTGGGGCCTCGTCGTCAACTACTCCCCCGGCTTCGAGTGGGAGGGCTACCTGCTCGGCCCGATCGGCGGGCGCGACGGCGAGTGGGCCGGGGCGAACCTCGGCGTGCTGGTCGCCCTCGTGATCGGCTTCGTCGGCACGCTCGTCCTCTCGCGCTCCGCGGTGCGGCGCCAGGAGGCCGACGCGTGA
- a CDS encoding SRPBCC family protein, which translates to MVLYESRPVGVVIDAPADEVYSFVVDPSNLSLWAAGLAQASVEEVDGHWFADSPMGRVEIVFAPRNPYGVADHRVITEGGRVFDNPLRILANGDGAEVAFTVRRYDGMTLEQWDEDCDRVAADLETLRGLLERAED; encoded by the coding sequence ATGGTCCTGTACGAGTCGCGCCCGGTCGGTGTCGTGATCGACGCGCCGGCGGACGAGGTGTACTCCTTCGTCGTCGATCCCTCGAACCTGTCGCTCTGGGCGGCGGGGCTCGCGCAGGCGTCCGTCGAGGAGGTGGACGGCCACTGGTTCGCCGACTCGCCGATGGGCCGGGTCGAGATCGTCTTCGCGCCTCGGAATCCCTACGGCGTGGCGGATCACCGGGTGATCACCGAGGGCGGCCGGGTCTTCGACAACCCGCTCCGGATCCTCGCCAACGGCGACGGCGCGGAGGTCGCCTTCACCGTCCGCCGGTACGACGGCATGACGCTCGAGCAGTGGGACGAGGACTGCGACCGGGTCGCGGCGGACCTCGAGACGCTGCGGGGGCTGCTGGAGCGCGCGGAGGACTGA
- a CDS encoding M20/M25/M40 family metallo-hydrolase: protein MTFPDAADAARVRTFLRDQRARILDDVRHLVMMESPSDSLEALDELHAFLVHWVGERLGHAGELEHLREQDCPSASSWTFPGSAPGRGPRGSRPFVALVGHYDTVWPLGTPRGWPFAIDGDRLSGPGSYDMKVGLVQMVWLVLALRHARLAHPAVRLVMNGDEEVGSLTSRSFLEHQSRGAEAALVFEGAIGTAVKTARKGIGNFVVDVVGIEAHAGVEPEKGASAIHELGALIPRVLGIARPEAGTTVNIGVVKGGSRVNVTTAKVRLELEVRIRGAAEAARVEAEMNALEASDPRIRIEVRGSWQRPVFERTAAVGALYRRAERVAKTMDLPLTETAVGGASDGNLIAALGIPVLDGLGAPGEGAHARGESVSIEGMLERTALAALLVASFAAEGD, encoded by the coding sequence GTGACCTTCCCCGATGCCGCCGACGCCGCCCGCGTCCGCACCTTCCTCCGCGACCAGCGCGCGCGCATCCTCGACGACGTCCGCCACCTCGTGATGATGGAGAGCCCGAGCGACTCCCTCGAGGCGCTCGACGAGCTGCACGCGTTCCTCGTGCACTGGGTCGGCGAGCGGCTCGGCCACGCGGGCGAGCTCGAGCACCTCCGCGAGCAGGACTGCCCGAGCGCGTCGAGCTGGACCTTCCCGGGCAGCGCCCCGGGGCGCGGACCGCGTGGGTCGCGCCCGTTCGTGGCGCTGGTGGGGCACTACGACACCGTCTGGCCGCTCGGCACGCCCCGCGGCTGGCCGTTCGCGATCGACGGCGACCGCCTGAGCGGCCCAGGCAGCTACGACATGAAGGTCGGCCTGGTGCAGATGGTCTGGCTCGTGCTCGCGCTGCGGCACGCCCGCCTGGCGCACCCGGCCGTCCGCCTGGTGATGAACGGCGACGAGGAGGTCGGCAGCCTCACCTCGCGCAGCTTCCTCGAGCACCAGAGCCGCGGGGCGGAGGCGGCGCTCGTCTTCGAGGGGGCGATCGGGACCGCGGTGAAGACGGCGCGCAAGGGCATCGGCAACTTCGTCGTCGACGTCGTCGGGATCGAGGCGCACGCGGGCGTCGAGCCCGAGAAGGGGGCGAGCGCGATCCACGAGCTCGGCGCGCTGATCCCTCGGGTGCTCGGGATCGCTCGGCCGGAGGCGGGGACGACCGTCAACATCGGCGTGGTCAAGGGCGGCAGCCGGGTGAACGTGACGACCGCGAAGGTGCGGCTCGAGCTCGAGGTGCGGATCCGCGGCGCGGCCGAGGCGGCGCGGGTGGAGGCCGAGATGAACGCGCTCGAGGCGTCGGACCCGCGGATCCGGATCGAGGTCCGCGGCTCGTGGCAGCGGCCCGTCTTCGAGCGGACGGCCGCCGTCGGCGCGCTCTACCGCCGGGCCGAGCGGGTGGCCAAGACGATGGATCTGCCGCTGACCGAGACCGCGGTGGGCGGCGCCAGCGACGGCAACCTGATCGCCGCGCTCGGGATCCCCGTGCTCGACGGGCTCGGCGCCCCTGGCGAGGGCGCGCACGCCCGGGGAGAATCGGTGAGCATCGAGGGGATGCTCGAGCGGACCGCGCTCGCGGCGCTGCTCGTGGCGAGCTTCGCCGCGGAGGGAGACTGA
- a CDS encoding sigma-70 family RNA polymerase sigma factor, translated as MSEDQAEMLRALHDEHSAALWRFVLRLTGDRQLAEDVVQEALLRAWKHPEILAQGEAAARSWLYTVARNIVIDDRRSARHNREFGTDEVPERAHGDRTDQVLDAWLLSEALSTLSHDHRAVIVHAYYGGRTVSEIAELLGIAPGTVKSRMHYGMRALKLALQEKGVTEP; from the coding sequence ATGTCCGAGGATCAGGCCGAGATGCTGCGTGCCCTGCACGACGAGCACTCGGCGGCGCTGTGGCGCTTCGTCCTCCGGCTCACGGGCGACCGCCAGCTGGCGGAGGACGTGGTGCAGGAGGCGTTGCTGCGCGCCTGGAAGCACCCGGAGATCCTGGCCCAGGGCGAGGCCGCGGCCCGCTCCTGGCTCTACACCGTCGCCCGCAACATCGTCATCGACGACCGCCGCAGCGCCCGGCACAACCGCGAGTTCGGCACCGACGAGGTGCCCGAGCGCGCGCACGGCGACCGCACCGACCAGGTGCTGGACGCCTGGCTGCTCTCGGAGGCGCTGAGCACCCTCAGCCACGACCACCGCGCGGTGATCGTGCACGCCTACTACGGCGGGCGCACGGTCAGCGAGATCGCCGAGCTGCTGGGCATCGCGCCCGGAACGGTGAAGTCGCGGATGCACTACGGGATGCGGGCGCTGAAGCTCGCCCTCCAGGAGAAAGGCGTGACCGAACCGTGA
- a CDS encoding anti-sigma factor family protein — MSTEQQSDDAFRDDAFRDWDAAYLLGALSPADRRAYEQHLRGCAGCREALGEFVAIPGLLAHLPQEDALALLETEQRVEESAPPALLAHLARATDALRRRTRFRIAGLVLAAAGVSAAAAIALPLVVGTPPTVVENTVALAAAPGVPVEASVRFVPEAWGTRIDMDCSWEESGAATGGAASVGYVMYVTDTAGSTEPIGSWTSTPGSTVEPSLSTGLPLAEIASVEVRLQGSEQVVLTGSP; from the coding sequence GTGAGCACCGAGCAGCAGAGCGACGACGCCTTCCGCGACGACGCCTTCCGCGACTGGGACGCGGCGTACCTCCTCGGCGCGCTCTCGCCCGCCGACCGCCGCGCCTACGAGCAGCACCTGCGGGGCTGCGCCGGCTGCCGCGAGGCGCTGGGCGAGTTCGTCGCGATCCCCGGCCTGCTCGCGCATCTGCCGCAGGAGGACGCGCTCGCGCTGCTCGAGACGGAGCAGCGCGTCGAGGAGTCCGCCCCGCCCGCCCTGCTCGCGCACCTCGCCCGGGCGACCGATGCGCTCCGCCGCCGCACCCGCTTCCGCATCGCCGGCCTCGTGCTCGCCGCCGCCGGGGTCTCCGCGGCCGCCGCGATCGCCCTCCCGCTCGTGGTCGGCACCCCGCCCACGGTGGTCGAGAACACGGTGGCTCTCGCCGCGGCGCCCGGCGTCCCGGTCGAGGCGTCGGTCCGCTTCGTTCCGGAGGCGTGGGGCACGCGGATCGACATGGACTGCAGCTGGGAGGAGAGCGGCGCGGCGACCGGGGGCGCGGCGTCCGTCGGCTACGTGATGTACGTGACCGACACGGCCGGCTCCACGGAGCCGATCGGCTCGTGGACGAGCACGCCCGGCTCGACGGTGGAGCCGAGCCTCTCGACCGGTCTGCCGCTGGCCGAGATCGCCTCGGTCGAGGTGCGCCTGCAGGGCTCCGAGCAGGTCGTCCTCACCGGCAGCCCCTG